A stretch of DNA from Pseudonocardia hierapolitana:
TCGACACCAAGGACCTCTCCACCTACGCCAGCAAGTGGTTCCAGCTGAACGACACGAAGGACGGCGTCGTCTTCACCGCGAACGCAGGCGGCGCCACCACGGTCAACAGCCACTACCCGCGCTCCGAGCTGCGCGAGATGACGGGTGGCGAGAAGGCGAGCTGGGACGGCCGGTCCGGCACCCACACGATGGAGCTCGACCAGGCCATCACCAAGACGCCCGCCACCAAGCCGGACGTCATCGCCGGACAGATCCACGGCGGCGAGGACGACGTCATGCAGATCCACCTGTCCGGCAGCAGGCTCACGGTGAAGTACGCCGACGGTGACAAGGACGTCGTGCTCGATCCCTCGTACAAGCTCGGCGAGCGGTTCCGCGTGAAGATCCAGTCGGCCGACGGGCAGGTGAAGGTCTGGTACAACGGCAAGCTCGCCGCCGACCTGCCCATCTTCGGGGCCGAGAGCTACTTCAAGGCGGGCGCCTACGTGAACACCAACCCCGAGAAGGGCGCCGACCCCGACGACGTGGGCCAGGTCGTGATCTACGGGCTGAAGATCAGCCACAGCTAGTGGGTCTTCCCTGCTGGTGGCCCCGCGGTTCAGGAAAGCCACATTCAGGGCCTCGTAGGCCAGGAATGTGGCTTTCCTGAACCAGGGAGGCCCCGGCTACGGGCGCTCGTGGCGGCGGCGCATCTCCCGCGTCAGGTCCTCGGCGCGCCGGACGTGGACGTCGGGAACCTGCGCCACCAGCCGGTCGACTCGCTCGCCCACCAGGGTCAGCTGCGCCCGCAACTCCCGTGCGGCGGGCGCCTCGGGAGGGGACGGGGCGCGGCCGAGATACGTCTCGAGGCACTCCGGCAGCTCGACGCGCACGATCTCGGCGACGTCGGCGAGCCGCTCCGGCGCCGCGATCCGGTCGGTCTCCTGATCGGCCACGTCGTCGAGCCGATCGAGCACGAGGCGGAGGGCGCAGATGATCCGGCCGACGTCCGCGACCGCGCCTTCCGGGAGGGCTCCGGACCGCGCCTCGGCCCGGCCGAGGATGGCGGCGGCCTCCGCGCGCAGCGCGTCGGTCAGGCGGGGCTCGGCCGGCTCGCCCGGCGGGTCGCTCGGCCCGACGAGCGCGCCCACCCCGTACAGCCCGGCCGCGACCACCGGCCACACGTCGCCGATCACGCCGGCGAGATGCAGTCCCACGCCGGCCAGCGCGCCTGCCATCCCCGCGATGTTCTTCCGCGAGCCGAGGTAGCGGCGCACCCGGTCAGACATACCCGCGGATCTCCTTGAAGACCTCCGCGAGCGGCGCCGTGCGCGCGTCGAAGGTGCGCCCGCCGGTGAGCCGGGCGACCTCCTCCATCTCCTCGGCGTCGGTCTCCCCGAAGAGCACGCAGAACACCGGCACCTCCCGCAGCGCGGCGGGCCGGGCTCCGGCGAAGAGCCGGAACGCCTCGATGTCGGCACCCGATGTGTTCTCGCCGTCGGTCATCAGCACGATGGAGGTGAACCGGTCGGGGTCGGCGGCGATCTGCTGCTCCGCGATCCGGTACGCCGCCTGCAGGCCGTCGTAGATCGCGGTCCCTCCGTCCGGCTGCAGGGCGGCACCCGCGTCGGCGATCCGCTGCCGGTCCGGGCCGGGGTCGTCCTCGGCCACCGTGAACGTCTGCGGGGACCCCGGGCCGGTGGAGAACGGCAGCAGCGTGACCTGCTCCCGGCCCCGGAACCGGCGGTACTGCCCCGTGAGCGAGGGGTCCGCCCCTGCGAGGCCTGCGAGCGAGCGCCGCAGCGCCCCGATGCGCTCGTCGCCCGCCATGGAGCCGGAGGTGTCCAGCACGTAGATCGTGCGCGACGGTCGGCGGAGCTTGTCGAAGTAGCTGGTGAGCAGCGCGTCGACGACGTCGGCCTGCGCCGGGAACGGCAGCTCGACCGCCGTCCCCGCCGGTGCGGGGAGGACGCCGGGGACCGCGGGCCTGCGGTGGGTGCGCTCCGCGATCGCGCGCTGCACGTCCGGGGTGCGCAGGTGCTCGGCGAGCCTGCGGTGGGCGTCCTTCGCCTCCGGGGAGGCGGCGGCGAGCACGGTGAACGGGTAGTCGGCCGTGACCACGCCGTCGGCCGGTCGGACCAGCTCGAGCGGCTCGGGGACGGTGCCCGCGGCGTTCATCCCCTCCAGGACCGACTCGTAGTTGATCAGGCCGTCGACCGGCTCTCCCGGGTCCGCGCCGGTGGCCCGCCGGACGTATGCCTCCTGCAGGAAACCGGACGAGCCGGCGGCGAGCGTCTGGGCGGCGAAGAAGTCGCGCAGGGCGGGCACCGTCGACTCCGCCTGCTCGCGGGTGAGCGCCGATCCGGCCCCGGCCAGCGCCGTCGCCACGGCCACCACCGCCGAGAAACCCGAGTTGGACGCCGACGGGTCGGTCATCCCGTAGGTGAACTGCCGGGCACCCGCGGCCGCTGAGATCTCGGCCCACGTGACGGGGCGGCCGACCCATCCGAGGCGCTCGGCCACCGACCGCCGCAGGCCGAGCACGACGGGCGAGGACATGATGTCGGTGGCCGTGCCGAGCCGCGCCTGGGCCGCCGGCTGCAGCGCCAGGTAGCGGTTCGAGGAGAACCAGATCGCGTCGTGGCCGGCCTCCGCCGTCCCGGACGCCACGGCCTCGGCGCCGTCCAGCGTGCCGACGGGATCGAGCTCGATGCGCACGCCGGTGGCGGCCCCGGCCTCCGCGAGGACGGGCTCGAGGTCGAGCAGCTCGCTGCCCGCGAGCACGCGCAACGTGACCGGCGCGTCGGACGGGCCCACCGCCAGTCCCGGGCCGTCGCCACCGCCCCCGTCACCGCCGCAGCCGGCCACGAGGGCGAGCACCGCGGCCACGACCGCGATCCGCCTCACGGCGCGCATCCGAGCAGCGTCAACATGCCCTCCAAGGTGTCGAACGACGGTGGCTCGACGACGTCGACGAGCTGGGGTGGTTCCGGCAGCCCGCGATCCCGGAACGCCGCGGCGAACGGGCGGGGGTCGGTCGGCCGGAACCCGTGCTGCGCGGCGAGCTCCGCGAGCTGCGGGTCGCTGGTCAGCAGCTCCCCCACGCGGTCGCCTGCGGGTGAGAGCGGCACCAGCGTGTGCCGCGAGAAGATCGTCGGGCTGGGGTAGAGCAGGCGCGCGTCGGCGGGCAGGACCGGGTCGGGCGAGAGCGCCTCGGCCAGGTACTGGGCCTCGTAGACCAGCGCCATCGGCACCCGGCCCATCCCGGCCGACAGGTAGTCCTCGAACAGCACCTCGGTGGTGGGCGGCAGGTAGCCCTGGTCGCGGAAGAGCGGCTGGACCGAGGGGGTCACCTGGGCGGCGACGCCCTGGTCGGCGACCACCCCGTCGGCGTTCGCCACGTAGGAGGCGATGCCGAGGTACATGGCCGCCGAGTTGGACTGGCACGGCGCGGTGGTCGAGAGCAGCACGTCCTTGCGCGCCGGGAAGGTGGTGTTGCCCGGCAGCTGATCCCACCGGGTGCCGGCCGCGGCGAGCTCCAGGTATCGGCGCACGTCGAAGCTGGAGCTGCCGGGGGCGACCACGCCCGCCTGCGTGAGCAGGTCGACGATCGGCGCGAACGTCGCCACCGCCATCGGCGAGGAGAACGGGGCGTACGTCCGCGCGGTCGGGCGCTGCGCGAGCAGCTTGTCTGCGGCGGGCGAGCTGGACGGGAAGGCGAAGTCGTAGCCGTCGAGCCGCACGGTGGTGGCGATCTGGCGCGAGCCGGCCGGGTCGGCCCGCACGTCGAGGCCGTGGGCCAGGAAGGCGTTGCGCACCCGCTCGTCGGCGAAGAACGCCGCCTTCTCCGACCCGATGACGCCGCTGACCACGGTGGGAGCCACCGGCTCCGGCTCCTGCCCGCCGACGTCGCGGAACACCACGAACCCGATCACGCCCAACAGGACGAGCGCGAGCAACCAGCTGAGGACCCGCCTGCCGGAACGCCGGCCCGCCGGAGCGGTCATGCCGTGATCGTCACCCGTCCGAATGAACGAGCCGTGAACACCGGGCCCCGACTTGTGCCGCCTGCCGCGTCGAGACCGCGAGTCGCGTCTCAGCGCCTATCGACAGGGCGTTGCCGTCTCCGCGCGGGCGATCCGGCAGAGCTCCAGCGCTGCGGGGCCCGCCCGCTCCTCGGCGCCGACCGCGACCGCCACCTCCCAATCGATCTTCACAGCACCGGGGAGCGGACGGACCGCGAGACCGGCCGCCGTCTTCTTGCGGGCGACCGACTCCGGCACGATGGCGACGCCGAGGTCGTGGCGGACGAGGTCGATGAGGCCGTGCACGTCGTTGACCTCGAGCGCGACCTCGCGTTGCTGGCCGGCCCGGGCGAACGCCCGGTCGCCGAGCCTGCGGATGCTCCAGTCGGGCGGGAAGTCGACGAAGACCTGGGCGGCGAGGTCGGCCCACGTCGGCTCGCCCACCGCAACGGTGTGCTCGGGGTGGCACAGCAGCACCATCGGGCTGCTCGCCACCGGGAACAGCCGGACGCCGTCCGGGACCGGGCCGGTGATCGCGACGAACGCGACGTCGACCCGGTTCGCCGGGATCTGTTCGAGCAGGGCGAGCGAGCCCTCGTGGCGCAGCCGGACGTCGACGCCGGGATGCTCGGCGCGGAACGCCGCGAGCACCGCGGGGACGTCGACGCCGGTGACGCCCTGTTCGGTGCCCGCGACGACCGTGCCGCGCAGCAGGCCCCGCACCGCGTCAGCGGCGTCGCGCGCCGCGGCGGCGCCGGCGAGCGCGCGCCGCGCGTCGGCGAGCACCGCCCGCCCGACCTCCGTGAGCTCGACGTGGCGCGTGGACCGCACGAACAGCGGGGCGCCGAGCTCGCGTTCGAGCGCCCGGATCGAGGCCGAGAGCCCCGACTGCGACACCAACGCGCGGCGCGCCGCCCGCGTGAAGTGCCGCTCCTCTGCGACCGCGACGAAGTACTCGAGCTGGCGCAACTCCACGACTGAGAACTGTAGGTGCTCACTGCGAACAGATCCATCTGTTGGACAGGTGAATGCGCCGCCGCGAGGATCGGGACAACGCCGAAGACAGGAGGACGGGTGTCACTCACGACAGCCGAGCTGGGTACGACGGGTATGGAGCTCACCAGGGTCGGGTTCGGGGCCTGGGCGATCGGGGGCGGCGGCTGGGCGGCCTCATGGGGCCCTCAGGACGACGACGAGTCGGTGGCGGCGATCCGGCACGCCGTCGCGTCGGGCGTCAACTGGATCGACACGGCCGCGGTCTACGGCCTCGGGCACTCCGAGGAGGTCGTCGGACGCGCTCTGGCGGCGATTCCCGACGGCGAGCGGCCGTACGTGTTCACCAAGTGCGGGCTCGTCTGGGACGACGCCGACCGCACCGCGCGGCCGCGCCGGGTGATGGAGCCGGCGATCGTGCGCCGCGACGTCGAGGCGTCGCTGCGCCGGCTGGGCGTGGAGCGGATCGACCTCTACCAGGTGCACTGGCCCGCGGAGGACGGCACGTCGCTCGAGGAGTACTGGCAGGTCATGGTCGACCTGCGCACGGAGGGCAAGGTGCGCGCGGTCGGCCTGTCCAACCACGACGTCGACCAGCTCCAGGTGGCGGAGAAGATCGGCCACGTCGACTCGCTGCAGCCGCCGTTCTCGGCGATCAAGCGCGCCGCGGCGCGGGAGCTCGCCTGGTGCCACGAGAACGGCACCGGCGCGATCGTCTACTCGCCGATGCAGTCCGGCCTGCTGACCGGCGCGTTCACGGCCGAGCGGGTGGCCGCGCTGCCCGCCGACGACTGGCGCAGGAGCGGCCCCGAGTTCACGACCAACCTGGACCGCAACCTCGCCCTCACCGCCGCCCTCGAGCCCGTCGCGCAGCGCCACGGCGTGTCGCTCGGGGCCGTCGCGGTGGCGTGGACGCTCGCCTGGCCGGGCGTCACGGGCGCGATCGTCGGTGCCCGCAGGCCCGAGCAGATCGACGGCTGGATCGCGGCGAACGACCTGATGCTCACCGCGGAGGATCTGACGGAGATCGCAGAGGCGATCGCTCGCACCGGGGCAGGAGAAGGTCCCACCCAGCCGTGACTCGACTCACGATCCCCCGGCGGCGAGCGTTGCGGCGTACAGCTCGCGCTTCTTGACGCCCGCGGCTTCCGCGACCGCGGCGACCGCGTCCTTCATGCGCTCCCCGTCGGCCACCCGCTCCTGGACGGCGCCCACCAGCGACTCGACGGTGGGCGCCTCCGCAGGCGCGGCACCGGCCAGCACCACGGTGATCTCGCCGCGGACCGGGCCGTCGGCGGCCCACTGCGCGAGCTCGCCGAGCGGCCCGCGCAGCACCTCCTCGTGCAGCTTGGTCAGCTCGCGGCACACCGCGGCGGCCCGGCCTCCGCCCAGCACCTCGACGGCGGTGGCCAGGGTGTCGGCGAGCCGGTGCGGCGACTCGAAGAACACCACCGCCCGGGCCTCGGCGGCGAGGCCGGCCAACCAGCGTCGGCGCTCGCCGTCGCGGCGAGGCGCGAAGCCCTCGAAGCAGAACCGCTCGGCCGGGAGCCCGGAGAGCACGAGCGCCGTGGTCACGGC
This window harbors:
- a CDS encoding polysaccharide lyase family 7 protein, which translates into the protein MAAVIAVIGSMLSFAGALGPPSEKDVNLASRDLAVLPTPELPVPELLPPTPEPTTEAPAPTSEPPADDNKDDDKEGDEGGLGAAVARAVRFPAEIIDASKWYLTLPTGSEGQPDTVDTKDLSTYASKWFQLNDTKDGVVFTANAGGATTVNSHYPRSELREMTGGEKASWDGRSGTHTMELDQAITKTPATKPDVIAGQIHGGEDDVMQIHLSGSRLTVKYADGDKDVVLDPSYKLGERFRVKIQSADGQVKVWYNGKLAADLPIFGAESYFKAGAYVNTNPEKGADPDDVGQVVIYGLKISHS
- a CDS encoding vWA domain-containing protein → MRAVRRIAVVAAVLALVAGCGGDGGGGDGPGLAVGPSDAPVTLRVLAGSELLDLEPVLAEAGAATGVRIELDPVGTLDGAEAVASGTAEAGHDAIWFSSNRYLALQPAAQARLGTATDIMSSPVVLGLRRSVAERLGWVGRPVTWAEISAAAGARQFTYGMTDPSASNSGFSAVVAVATALAGAGSALTREQAESTVPALRDFFAAQTLAAGSSGFLQEAYVRRATGADPGEPVDGLINYESVLEGMNAAGTVPEPLELVRPADGVVTADYPFTVLAAASPEAKDAHRRLAEHLRTPDVQRAIAERTHRRPAVPGVLPAPAGTAVELPFPAQADVVDALLTSYFDKLRRPSRTIYVLDTSGSMAGDERIGALRRSLAGLAGADPSLTGQYRRFRGREQVTLLPFSTGPGSPQTFTVAEDDPGPDRQRIADAGAALQPDGGTAIYDGLQAAYRIAEQQIAADPDRFTSIVLMTDGENTSGADIEAFRLFAGARPAALREVPVFCVLFGETDAEEMEEVARLTGGRTFDARTAPLAEVFKEIRGYV
- a CDS encoding LysR family transcriptional regulator; this translates as MELRQLEYFVAVAEERHFTRAARRALVSQSGLSASIRALERELGAPLFVRSTRHVELTEVGRAVLADARRALAGAAAARDAADAVRGLLRGTVVAGTEQGVTGVDVPAVLAAFRAEHPGVDVRLRHEGSLALLEQIPANRVDVAFVAITGPVPDGVRLFPVASSPMVLLCHPEHTVAVGEPTWADLAAQVFVDFPPDWSIRRLGDRAFARAGQQREVALEVNDVHGLIDLVRHDLGVAIVPESVARKKTAAGLAVRPLPGAVKIDWEVAVAVGAEERAGPAALELCRIARAETATPCR
- a CDS encoding aldo/keto reductase codes for the protein MSLTTAELGTTGMELTRVGFGAWAIGGGGWAASWGPQDDDESVAAIRHAVASGVNWIDTAAVYGLGHSEEVVGRALAAIPDGERPYVFTKCGLVWDDADRTARPRRVMEPAIVRRDVEASLRRLGVERIDLYQVHWPAEDGTSLEEYWQVMVDLRTEGKVRAVGLSNHDVDQLQVAEKIGHVDSLQPPFSAIKRAAARELAWCHENGTGAIVYSPMQSGLLTGAFTAERVAALPADDWRRSGPEFTTNLDRNLALTAALEPVAQRHGVSLGAVAVAWTLAWPGVTGAIVGARRPEQIDGWIAANDLMLTAEDLTEIAEAIARTGAGEGPTQP
- the rsmI gene encoding 16S rRNA (cytidine(1402)-2'-O)-methyltransferase; the encoded protein is MSSGSGPGRLVLAATPLGDARDASQRLRDAMATADVVAAEDTRRLRSLAAALGVAVTGRVISHYDAVEAARLPRLLDDVRAGRTVLVVTDAGMPAVSDPGYRLVAAAAAADLPVTCLPGPSAVTTALVLSGLPAERFCFEGFAPRRDGERRRWLAGLAAEARAVVFFESPHRLADTLATAVEVLGGGRAAAVCRELTKLHEEVLRGPLGELAQWAADGPVRGEITVVLAGAAPAEAPTVESLVGAVQERVADGERMKDAVAAVAEAAGVKKRELYAATLAAGGS